One stretch of Nocardia mangyaensis DNA includes these proteins:
- a CDS encoding succinate dehydrogenase hydrophobic membrane anchor subunit, protein MSAPIIGKSYDRPASLDLPRSPRARSNNNFEKYAWLFMRFSGVLLIFLVLGHLFIMLMIDGGVKRLNFAFVAGRWASPFWQIWDLTMLWLAQLHGGNGLRTVIDDYSRNDSTRFWLKTILVVSMILVMGVGTYVIFTFDPNITG, encoded by the coding sequence ATGAGCGCACCCATCATCGGAAAGTCCTACGACCGCCCGGCCAGCCTGGACCTGCCCCGCTCCCCGCGCGCCCGGTCGAACAACAACTTCGAGAAGTACGCGTGGCTGTTCATGCGCTTCTCCGGTGTGCTGCTGATCTTCCTCGTGCTCGGTCACCTGTTCATCATGCTGATGATCGACGGCGGCGTGAAGCGCCTGAACTTCGCGTTCGTGGCGGGCCGCTGGGCCAGCCCGTTCTGGCAGATCTGGGACCTGACGATGCTGTGGCTGGCCCAGCTGCACGGCGGCAACGGCCTGCGCACCGTCATCGATGACTACTCCCGCAACGACTCCACGCGGTTCTGGCTCAAGACCATCCTGGTCGTCTCGATGATCCTGGTCATGGGCGTTGGCACGTACGTCATCTTCACCTTCGACCCCAACATCACAGGTTAG
- a CDS encoding adenosine deaminase — protein MTGPMPLDLASIRQAPKALLHDHLDGGLRPATVLELAADCGYDQLPARDAESLGAWFRDAADSGSLERYLETFAHTVAVMQTPEGLRRVARECAIDLAEDGVVYAEVRFAPEQHLEKGLTLDEVVEHTLAGFREGEALAAEKGNVIRVTCLLTAMRHAARSREIAELTVRFRDSGVGGFDIAGAEAGFPPTRHLDAFEYLRANHAHFTIHAGEAFGLPSIHEALAFCGCDRLGHGVRITDDISVPGAIEEAQLGLVANYVRDMRVPLELCPSSNVQTGAVPSLDKHPFDLLARLRFRVTVNTDNRLMSDTSMSEEMRKLVDTFGYGWSDLERFTINAMKSAFIPFPDRLKIIDEVIKPGYAVLLG, from the coding sequence ATGACTGGACCGATGCCCCTCGACCTTGCTTCGATCCGACAAGCACCGAAGGCTTTGCTGCATGATCACCTCGATGGTGGTCTGCGGCCGGCGACGGTGCTCGAGCTGGCCGCTGACTGCGGTTATGACCAACTACCCGCGCGCGACGCCGAGAGTTTGGGGGCGTGGTTCCGGGACGCCGCCGACAGCGGATCGCTGGAGCGGTATCTGGAGACCTTCGCCCACACCGTCGCGGTGATGCAGACTCCGGAGGGTTTGCGCCGGGTGGCTCGTGAGTGCGCGATCGACCTCGCCGAGGACGGTGTGGTCTACGCGGAGGTCCGCTTCGCCCCGGAACAGCATCTCGAGAAGGGGCTGACGCTCGACGAGGTCGTCGAGCACACCCTCGCGGGGTTCCGGGAAGGTGAGGCGCTGGCCGCCGAAAAGGGCAACGTCATCCGGGTGACCTGCTTGCTCACCGCCATGCGGCACGCGGCGCGCTCTCGCGAGATCGCCGAGCTGACGGTGCGGTTCCGCGACAGCGGGGTCGGCGGGTTCGACATCGCGGGGGCCGAGGCCGGGTTCCCGCCCACCCGTCACCTCGACGCCTTCGAGTATCTGCGGGCCAACCACGCGCACTTCACGATTCACGCGGGCGAGGCGTTCGGGCTGCCCTCGATCCACGAGGCGCTGGCGTTCTGCGGCTGTGATCGGCTCGGGCACGGGGTGCGCATCACCGACGACATCAGCGTCCCGGGCGCCATCGAGGAGGCCCAGCTGGGCCTGGTCGCCAACTATGTGCGCGACATGCGGGTGCCGCTGGAGCTGTGTCCGTCGTCGAATGTGCAGACCGGCGCGGTGCCCTCGCTGGACAAGCACCCGTTCGACCTGCTGGCCCGCTTGCGTTTCCGGGTCACCGTGAACACCGACAACCGGCTGATGAGCGACACCTCCATGAGCGAGGAGATGCGCAAGCTGGTCGATACCTTCGGCTACGGCTGGAGTGATCTGGAGCGGTTCACCATCAACGCCATGAAGTCGGCGTTCATCCCGTTCCCGGACCGGCTGAAGATCATCGACGAGGTCATCAAGCCGGGTTACGCCGTCCTGCTCGGCTGA
- the sdhC gene encoding succinate dehydrogenase, cytochrome b556 subunit has translation MTTIEAPAPAQPKRKTLYRGDPGMWSWALHRITGVTIFFFLFVHVLDTALVRVNPNTYDEAIELYKTPLVALMEMGLVVCVLFHALNGVRVILVDFWSQGPRYQKQMLWVVLTIWVLVSAAGVGRQFFYLLTEH, from the coding sequence ATGACCACGATAGAAGCTCCGGCTCCGGCCCAGCCGAAGCGGAAGACGCTGTACCGCGGCGACCCGGGCATGTGGTCCTGGGCGCTGCACCGGATCACCGGTGTCACGATCTTCTTCTTCCTCTTCGTGCACGTGCTGGACACGGCACTGGTTCGGGTCAACCCGAACACCTATGACGAGGCCATCGAGCTCTACAAGACCCCGCTGGTCGCGCTCATGGAGATGGGCCTCGTCGTCTGCGTGCTCTTCCACGCCCTCAACGGCGTCCGCGTGATCCTGGTCGATTTCTGGTCGCAAGGGCCGCGCTACCAGAAGCAGATGCTCTGGGTCGTGCTGACCATCTGGGTCCTGGTCTCCGCCGCAGGCGTCGGCCGCCAGTTCTTCTACCTGCTGACGGAGCACTGA
- a CDS encoding succinate dehydrogenase iron-sulfur subunit, with translation MTAVAEPITQKPAPVPEGSVMVTVKVARFSTENDKGAYWDSFQVPVLPTDRFLNVLIYIKSYLDGTLTFRRSCAHGVCGSDAMRINGVNRLACKVLMKDLLPKGDKTLTMSVEPIRGLPVEKDLIVDMEPFFDAFRAVKPYLMTSGNEPTRERIQSQADRARFDDTTKCILCACCTTSCPVYWSDGSYFGPAAIVNAHRFIFDSRDEGARERLDILNDVEGVWRCRTTFNCTDACPRGIEVTKAIQEVKRALLFTR, from the coding sequence ATGACTGCTGTAGCCGAACCCATCACCCAGAAGCCCGCGCCCGTCCCCGAGGGCTCGGTCATGGTCACCGTGAAGGTGGCCCGGTTCAGCACCGAGAACGACAAGGGCGCGTACTGGGATTCGTTCCAGGTGCCGGTCCTGCCGACCGACCGCTTCCTCAACGTGCTGATCTACATCAAGTCCTATCTGGACGGCACCCTCACCTTCCGGCGCTCCTGCGCCCACGGTGTGTGCGGTTCGGACGCGATGCGGATCAACGGTGTGAACCGGCTGGCCTGCAAGGTGCTGATGAAGGACTTGCTGCCCAAGGGCGACAAGACCCTCACCATGTCGGTGGAGCCGATCCGCGGCCTGCCCGTGGAGAAGGACCTCATCGTCGACATGGAGCCGTTCTTCGACGCCTTCCGTGCCGTGAAGCCGTACCTGATGACCTCGGGTAACGAGCCGACCCGCGAGCGCATCCAGAGCCAGGCCGACCGCGCCCGCTTCGACGACACCACCAAGTGCATCCTGTGCGCCTGCTGCACCACCTCCTGCCCCGTGTACTGGAGCGACGGCAGCTACTTCGGCCCGGCCGCGATCGTGAACGCGCACCGCTTCATCTTCGACAGCCGTGACGAGGGCGCCCGCGAGCGCCTCGACATCCTCAACGACGTCGAGGGCGTGTGGCGCTGCCGCACCACCTTCAACTGCACCGACGCGTGCCCCCGCGGCATCGAGGTCACCAAGGCCATCCAGGAAGTCAAGCGGGCCCTGCTCTTCACCCGCTGA
- the upp gene encoding uracil phosphoribosyltransferase: MRTDTVDHPLAATLLSTMRDARSDNATFRNALRDLTGILIYEALRDAPVVRAPIDTPVAVTEGVRLAAPPLLVPVLRAGLGMVYAAADLVPQARVGFVGIARDEQTHEPVPYLESLPEDLTGLPVFVLDPMLATGGSMLYTLELLAARRATDITAVCVVSAPEGVAALADSGLPVRLITAAVDEELNENAYIVPGLGDAGDRQFGPR, from the coding sequence ATGCGCACCGACACTGTCGACCATCCGCTCGCCGCGACGCTGCTGAGCACCATGCGGGACGCCCGCTCCGACAACGCCACCTTCCGCAATGCTCTGCGCGACCTCACCGGCATCCTCATCTACGAGGCGCTGCGCGACGCGCCGGTGGTGCGTGCGCCCATCGACACACCGGTCGCCGTCACCGAGGGGGTGCGCCTGGCCGCGCCGCCGCTGCTCGTTCCGGTGCTGCGGGCCGGCCTCGGCATGGTGTACGCGGCCGCCGATCTCGTGCCGCAGGCCCGCGTCGGCTTCGTCGGCATCGCCCGCGACGAACAGACCCACGAGCCCGTGCCCTATCTGGAATCGCTGCCCGAGGACCTCACCGGCCTGCCGGTGTTCGTCCTCGATCCCATGCTGGCCACCGGCGGTTCGATGCTCTACACCCTCGAACTCCTCGCCGCCCGACGCGCCACCGACATCACCGCCGTCTGCGTCGTCTCCGCCCCTGAAGGCGTTGCCGCCCTGGCCGACTCGGGCCTCCCGGTCCGCCTGATCACCGCCGCGGTCGATGAGGAACTCAACGAGAACGCCTACATCGTCCCCGGCCTCGGCGACGCGGGCGACCGCCAGTTCGGCCCGCGCTGA
- a CDS encoding primosomal protein, producing the protein MASGDIVPIELGLTDGDLVTLWAPRWRDGDDEWEAFLGHEDDLYGFESVAELAAFIRTNSDNDLVDHPSWAVIAGLSAAELEPEENFSFDLVAVPELAAGDPEAEVIGELEDTLAMVRNIGEVCELDVVTKFFGSNPVLGALASGVSTFAGRDGEELWDQVGAAIIKGWDDVLDAIDSVVSTPEVDAAAVAVAEAELLAAEENVVDADDVAEEDEEFENVDLTAEDDEDEDESFWHGVGIDPVKIVTSDGEQYTLRCYLDDEPIFLGNGRTITVFASERALARYLADDHEHELARVSTFAEVQTAAVDGSLEVEVTDENVYVLTGLVEDLAEGPEAVDVEQLDLAVELFSDAADYADDDSVEQALAPSNPLGWYVSYLLNPDPNRMAPNPPFATEAQQFRDLQRVFEARLVAE; encoded by the coding sequence ATGGCTTCTGGAGACATCGTCCCGATCGAGCTCGGTCTGACCGATGGCGATCTCGTCACCCTGTGGGCACCGCGCTGGCGCGACGGTGACGACGAGTGGGAGGCGTTCCTCGGTCACGAGGACGACCTCTACGGATTCGAGTCCGTTGCGGAGCTGGCGGCGTTCATCCGCACCAACTCCGACAACGACCTCGTCGACCACCCGTCCTGGGCGGTCATCGCCGGTCTGTCGGCCGCCGAGCTGGAGCCGGAGGAGAACTTCAGCTTCGATCTGGTCGCGGTGCCGGAGCTGGCCGCGGGCGATCCCGAGGCCGAGGTCATCGGCGAGCTCGAGGACACCCTGGCGATGGTGCGCAACATCGGCGAGGTGTGCGAACTCGACGTGGTGACCAAGTTCTTCGGGTCCAACCCGGTGCTCGGCGCGCTGGCCAGCGGGGTGAGCACGTTTGCCGGGCGCGACGGTGAGGAGCTCTGGGACCAGGTCGGGGCGGCCATCATCAAGGGCTGGGACGACGTCCTCGACGCGATCGACAGTGTGGTCAGCACCCCCGAGGTGGACGCGGCCGCGGTCGCCGTCGCCGAGGCCGAGCTGCTGGCCGCCGAGGAGAACGTGGTCGACGCCGACGATGTCGCCGAGGAGGACGAGGAGTTCGAGAACGTCGACCTCACCGCCGAGGACGACGAAGACGAGGACGAGTCGTTCTGGCACGGCGTCGGCATCGACCCGGTCAAGATCGTCACCTCCGACGGCGAGCAGTACACCCTGCGCTGCTACCTCGACGACGAGCCGATCTTCCTCGGCAACGGCCGGACCATCACGGTGTTCGCCTCCGAGCGCGCGCTGGCCCGCTACCTGGCCGACGATCACGAACACGAGCTGGCCAGGGTTTCCACCTTCGCCGAGGTGCAGACCGCCGCGGTCGACGGTTCGCTCGAGGTCGAGGTGACCGACGAGAACGTCTACGTGCTCACCGGCCTGGTCGAGGATCTGGCCGAGGGCCCCGAGGCGGTCGACGTCGAACAGCTCGACCTCGCCGTAGAACTGTTCAGCGACGCCGCCGACTACGCCGACGACGACAGCGTGGAACAGGCGCTGGCCCCGTCGAATCCGCTCGGCTGGTACGTCTCCTACCTGCTCAATCCCGACCCGAACCGGATGGCACCCAACCCGCCGTTCGCGACCGAGGCCCAGCAGTTCCGCGACCTGCAGCGCGTCTTCGAGGCGCGCTTGGTCGCCGAGTGA
- a CDS encoding YbaB/EbfC family nucleoid-associated protein: MSAEMDALVKGVTDKLEALEAALYGLKQVNGRFTTEDGLVTAEVNSDGALVALTLDEGITALAPPEAAQLILHACKQATEGAGTERSNIIATLNESLTGSSAVPADRLAPGPDSARR, from the coding sequence GTGAGTGCGGAAATGGACGCCCTGGTCAAGGGCGTGACCGACAAACTCGAGGCGCTGGAGGCGGCGCTGTACGGGTTGAAGCAGGTCAACGGGCGATTCACCACCGAGGACGGCCTGGTCACCGCCGAGGTGAACAGCGACGGCGCGCTGGTCGCGCTGACCCTCGATGAAGGCATCACCGCACTCGCTCCGCCCGAGGCCGCGCAGCTGATCCTGCACGCCTGCAAGCAGGCCACCGAGGGCGCCGGGACAGAGCGTTCCAACATCATTGCGACACTGAACGAATCACTCACCGGCTCGAGCGCGGTACCGGCCGATCGGTTAGCACCCGGGCCGGATAGTGCGCGGCGCTGA
- a CDS encoding thymidine phosphorylase, protein MGNSSGTNDRSTHLPPAADASPPARESGQSSRGGGHSAVSIITAKRDGGELSDAQIDWVVDGFTRGIVADEQMSALAMAIVWRGMTRRETARWTAAMIASGSRMDFTDLPRPTVDKHSTGGVGDKITLPLAPLVAACGAAVPQLSGRGLGHTGGTLDKLESIPGWQADVTVARMREILSDPATGAVVCAAGADLAPADKRLYALRDVTGTVESIPLIASSIMSKKIAEGTAALVLDVKVGSGAFLETLDGARELATVMVELGRDAGVRTVALLTAMDTPLGRTAGNALEVAESVEVLAGGGPADVVELTLTLAREMVAQAGLNIDPADVLSDGRAMDHWRSMIQAQGGDPDAALPVARHTEVVKAESTGVLTRLDAMGVGVAAWRLGAGRARQGEKVQAGAGIEMHAKPGDSVVAGQPLLTLHTDTPDAFAGAVAALDGAVVIESAPASEPGELILGRIG, encoded by the coding sequence ATGGGTAACTCGTCGGGGACGAACGACCGCTCCACCCACCTGCCGCCTGCCGCCGACGCGAGTCCGCCCGCGCGCGAGTCCGGCCAGAGTTCGCGGGGCGGCGGCCACAGCGCGGTATCGATCATCACTGCCAAGCGCGACGGCGGGGAGCTGTCGGACGCGCAGATCGACTGGGTGGTGGACGGATTCACCCGGGGAATCGTGGCCGACGAGCAGATGTCGGCGCTGGCCATGGCGATCGTGTGGCGGGGGATGACCCGGCGCGAGACCGCGCGGTGGACGGCGGCGATGATCGCCTCCGGCAGCCGGATGGACTTCACCGACCTGCCCCGGCCCACCGTCGACAAACATTCGACCGGCGGCGTGGGCGACAAGATCACCCTGCCGCTGGCCCCGCTCGTCGCGGCCTGCGGGGCGGCCGTGCCGCAGCTGTCGGGGCGCGGGCTCGGGCACACCGGCGGCACGCTGGACAAGCTCGAGTCCATCCCCGGCTGGCAGGCCGATGTCACCGTGGCGCGGATGCGCGAGATCCTGTCCGACCCGGCGACCGGCGCGGTGGTGTGCGCGGCCGGCGCCGACCTCGCACCCGCCGACAAACGGCTCTACGCACTGCGCGATGTGACCGGCACCGTCGAGTCCATTCCGTTGATCGCGAGCTCGATCATGAGCAAGAAGATCGCCGAGGGGACGGCGGCGCTGGTCCTGGACGTGAAGGTCGGCTCCGGGGCCTTCCTCGAGACCCTCGACGGCGCCCGCGAACTCGCGACCGTGATGGTCGAACTCGGCCGCGACGCCGGGGTACGCACGGTCGCCCTGCTCACCGCAATGGATACCCCGCTGGGGCGGACCGCGGGCAATGCACTCGAGGTCGCCGAATCGGTGGAGGTGCTGGCCGGTGGGGGACCGGCCGATGTGGTCGAACTGACGCTGACCCTCGCCCGGGAGATGGTCGCCCAGGCCGGGCTGAACATCGATCCCGCCGACGTGCTCTCCGACGGGCGGGCCATGGATCACTGGCGGTCGATGATCCAGGCGCAGGGCGGTGATCCGGATGCCGCGCTGCCGGTGGCTCGGCATACCGAGGTCGTGAAGGCGGAATCGACCGGTGTGCTGACTCGGCTCGACGCGATGGGGGTTGGCGTCGCTGCTTGGCGGCTCGGTGCGGGTCGGGCGCGACAGGGGGAGAAGGTGCAGGCGGGGGCCGGGATCGAGATGCACGCCAAGCCGGGGGATTCGGTGGTGGCGGGGCAGCCGTTGCTGACGTTGCACACCGATACGCCGGATGCGTTCGCCGGCGCGGTCGCCGCACTCGATGGTGCTGTGGTGATCGAGTCGGCGCCTGCGAGTGAGCCGGGCGAGCTGATACTCGGGCGGATCGGGTAG
- a CDS encoding cytidine deaminase: protein MSEIDWNTLRDKAIHAMGLAYAPYSRFPVGAAALSADGRIVSGCNVENVSLGVTLCAECVLVGNLFTSGGGRLIAVSVTDSRGEILMPCGRCRQLLYEHGGGELLIDHPEGPKPLSELLPYAFGPDDLAAGRAGEGG from the coding sequence ATGTCCGAGATCGACTGGAATACCTTGCGTGACAAGGCCATTCACGCTATGGGACTTGCGTACGCCCCGTACTCGCGGTTCCCGGTCGGCGCAGCTGCTCTCAGTGCGGATGGGCGAATTGTGAGCGGTTGCAATGTGGAGAATGTCTCACTCGGGGTAACTCTGTGTGCCGAATGCGTACTCGTCGGTAACTTATTCACTTCGGGTGGCGGGCGTCTCATTGCGGTCTCGGTGACCGATTCTCGGGGCGAAATCCTGATGCCGTGCGGGCGTTGCCGCCAGCTGCTGTACGAACACGGCGGGGGCGAACTGCTCATCGACCATCCCGAGGGCCCGAAGCCGCTGAGCGAGCTGCTCCCGTACGCCTTCGGACCCGACGACCTGGCGGCCGGTCGCGCTGGCGAAGGCGGGTAA
- the sdhA gene encoding succinate dehydrogenase flavoprotein subunit, with protein MSERSERISGSGESRPVQEHRYDVVIVGAGGAGMRAAIEAGPRTRTAVLTKLYPTRSHTGAAQGGMCAALANVEEDNWEWHTFDTVKGGDYLVDQDAAEIMAKEAIDAVMDLEKMGLPFNRTPEGKIDQRRFGGHTRDHGKAPVRRACYAADRTGHMILQTLYQNCVKHDVEFYNEFYVLDLVMADSDRGPTATGVVAYELSTGEIHVFHAKSIVFATGGSGRMYKTTSNAHTLTGDGMAIVFRKGLPLEDMEFHQFHPTGLAGLGILISEAVRGEGGILRNASGERFMERYAPTIKDLAPRDIVARSMVLEVLEGRGAGPNKDYVYIDVTHLGEDVLEEKLPDITEFARTYLGVDPVKELVPVMPTCHYVMGGIPTRIRGEVLRNNTDVVPGLYAAGECACVSVHGANRLGTNSLLDINVFGRRAGIAAAEYALRTEFVEMPENPAQMVQDWLTLILSDHGDERVADIRTELQYTMDMNAAVFRTEDTLKQALTDIHVLKERYTRITVQDKGKRYNSDLLEAVELGFLLELAEVTVVGALNRKESRGGHARDDYPDRDDVNFMRHTMAYKVGSELTSDIRLDFKPVVQTRYEPMERKY; from the coding sequence ATGAGTGAGCGAAGCGAACGAATCAGCGGTTCGGGTGAATCTCGCCCAGTCCAGGAGCATCGCTACGACGTGGTCATCGTCGGCGCCGGTGGCGCGGGCATGCGCGCGGCGATCGAGGCCGGTCCGCGCACCCGCACCGCGGTCCTGACCAAGCTGTACCCGACCCGCAGCCACACCGGCGCGGCCCAAGGCGGCATGTGCGCCGCACTGGCCAACGTCGAAGAAGACAACTGGGAATGGCACACCTTCGACACCGTCAAGGGTGGTGACTACCTGGTCGACCAGGACGCCGCGGAGATCATGGCCAAGGAGGCCATCGACGCGGTGATGGACCTGGAGAAGATGGGCCTGCCGTTCAACCGCACGCCCGAGGGCAAGATCGACCAGCGTCGTTTCGGTGGCCACACCCGCGATCACGGCAAGGCGCCGGTGCGTCGCGCGTGTTATGCCGCCGACCGCACCGGTCACATGATCCTGCAGACCCTCTACCAGAACTGCGTCAAGCACGACGTCGAGTTCTACAACGAGTTCTACGTGCTCGACCTGGTGATGGCCGATTCCGACAGAGGACCGACGGCGACTGGTGTTGTTGCCTACGAGCTCTCGACCGGTGAGATCCACGTCTTCCACGCGAAGTCGATCGTGTTCGCCACCGGCGGCTCGGGCCGCATGTACAAGACCACCTCGAACGCGCACACGCTGACCGGCGACGGCATGGCGATCGTGTTCCGCAAGGGCCTGCCGCTCGAGGACATGGAGTTCCACCAGTTCCACCCGACAGGCCTCGCGGGCCTGGGCATTCTCATCTCCGAGGCGGTCCGCGGTGAGGGTGGCATCCTGCGCAACGCCTCCGGTGAGCGCTTCATGGAGCGCTACGCCCCCACCATCAAGGACCTCGCGCCGCGCGACATCGTCGCCCGCTCGATGGTGCTCGAGGTGCTCGAGGGCCGGGGCGCCGGACCGAACAAGGACTACGTCTACATCGACGTGACCCACCTCGGCGAGGACGTGCTCGAGGAGAAGCTGCCCGACATCACCGAGTTCGCGCGCACCTACCTGGGCGTGGACCCGGTCAAGGAGCTCGTGCCGGTCATGCCGACCTGCCACTACGTGATGGGCGGCATCCCCACCCGCATCCGTGGCGAGGTACTGCGCAACAACACCGACGTGGTCCCCGGCCTCTACGCCGCCGGCGAGTGCGCGTGCGTGTCCGTGCACGGCGCCAACCGCCTCGGCACCAACTCGCTGCTCGACATCAACGTGTTCGGCCGTCGCGCCGGTATCGCCGCCGCCGAATACGCGCTGCGCACCGAGTTCGTCGAGATGCCGGAGAACCCGGCGCAGATGGTGCAGGACTGGCTGACGCTGATCCTGTCCGACCACGGCGACGAGCGGGTGGCCGACATCCGCACCGAACTGCAGTACACGATGGACATGAACGCCGCCGTGTTCCGCACCGAGGACACCCTCAAGCAAGCCCTCACCGACATCCACGTGCTCAAGGAGCGCTACACCCGGATCACCGTGCAGGACAAGGGCAAGCGCTACAACAGCGACCTGCTCGAGGCCGTCGAGCTGGGCTTCCTGCTCGAGCTGGCCGAGGTCACCGTCGTCGGCGCGCTCAACCGGAAGGAATCGCGCGGCGGCCACGCCCGCGACGACTACCCGGATCGCGACGACGTGAACTTCATGCGGCACACGATGGCTTACAAGGTCGGTTCGGAACTCACCTCCGATATCCGGCTCGACTTCAAGCCGGTGGTGCAGACCCGCTACGAGCCGATGGAGCGTAAGTACTGA
- a CDS encoding C40 family peptidase, whose product MIDLSGIAQPLYDLLSSFGSGVVGAGGASDGLRSTSTNLDQIYELGRSGINAVNTAWDGVAVDAATSKALRVQTSSATLSDNGNEMATVVDQAAAYVETGQKELDGIVNSFLTNVSALAPTLGTPVGLTAVVSSAIDHIGQGLGVVGRVQDELSTQTAAIQGLTPAPSSTPLAGTAGGATNAASTLGSNLLSTVASTGSSMLGAMSSSASSALTSSGSPAATGGTAPGNGAPSTESGSSAGSSGTGVKITLPDGSVVEAPNEEAATAVRSAISAVGTPYVWGGNTPGSGIDCSGLTKYAYGEAGVELPRLAQEQHIGNPQVSPGDLMPGDLAVWDGHVAMVVGNGQLVEAGDPVSISSIRTENSGMEFYGFYRPTS is encoded by the coding sequence ATGATCGACCTCAGCGGCATCGCCCAACCGCTCTACGACCTGCTGTCGAGCTTCGGTAGCGGAGTGGTCGGCGCCGGCGGCGCCTCCGACGGGCTGCGGTCGACCTCCACCAATCTCGACCAGATCTACGAGCTCGGGCGCAGCGGCATCAACGCCGTGAACACCGCGTGGGACGGTGTCGCCGTCGACGCGGCCACCTCCAAAGCACTGCGCGTACAGACCTCCTCGGCCACCCTGTCCGACAACGGCAACGAGATGGCGACCGTGGTCGACCAGGCCGCGGCCTACGTCGAGACCGGGCAGAAGGAACTCGACGGGATCGTCAACTCGTTCCTGACCAATGTATCCGCACTGGCACCCACCCTCGGCACGCCGGTCGGCCTCACCGCCGTCGTGAGCTCGGCGATCGACCACATCGGCCAGGGCCTCGGCGTCGTCGGCCGGGTGCAGGACGAACTGAGCACCCAGACCGCGGCGATCCAGGGGCTCACCCCGGCACCGTCGAGCACACCGTTGGCCGGCACCGCCGGCGGCGCGACCAACGCCGCGTCCACGCTCGGTTCCAACCTGCTGTCCACGGTCGCGAGCACCGGTAGCTCGATGCTCGGCGCCATGTCGTCGTCGGCCTCCTCGGCGCTGACCAGTTCCGGCTCCCCGGCGGCCACCGGCGGAACCGCCCCCGGCAACGGAGCGCCCTCGACCGAATCCGGCTCCTCGGCCGGGTCGAGCGGCACCGGTGTCAAGATCACCCTGCCCGACGGCAGCGTCGTCGAGGCGCCGAACGAAGAGGCCGCGACCGCGGTCCGCTCGGCCATCAGCGCCGTCGGCACACCGTACGTCTGGGGCGGCAACACCCCGGGTTCCGGCATCGACTGCAGTGGCCTCACCAAGTACGCCTACGGCGAGGCCGGGGTCGAACTGCCCCGGCTCGCGCAGGAACAGCACATCGGAAACCCTCAGGTCTCACCCGGTGATCTGATGCCGGGCGATCTGGCCGTGTGGGACGGCCACGTCGCCATGGTGGTCGGCAACGGGCAGCTCGTCGAGGCGGGCGATCCCGTCTCGATCAGTTCCATCCGAACGGAGAACAGTGGCATGGAGTTCTACGGCTTCTACAGGCCTACCTCATGA